AAACATCACATTTATGCTAATGCAAATGCTTGATCTTGATGTTTGTGAGTATCAAATCCATTTATGCACACTCGTCCAAAGCTCGAGTGACCTCACAATCTTTATACGATACATACGTTACTCCTCTCATTTCTAATCAATTTAATGCAGCAAAACCAAGGACCTTTATCAGATCAGTTTTCCTACAGATGTTATCAGGTAAATCTCAAAACTTAATCCTGCAACATATCAAGTTTGAATTTACTTATCATATGGTATTTTCTGCTAAACAGAGAATGAATGGGCATTTGACCTGCTTTACTGCGTGGCCTTCGTTGTTATGGACAAACAATGGCTGGAAAGAAATGCTACCTACATGGAGTTCAATGTAAGAATAAATATGATATCCttcaagatttaaaaattttcactCTGCAAACAGAGGTTAGCAAAAATGagataaataatcaaattatctGTTTGTGGTAGGATGTGTTGAAGTCCACCAGAGCTCAGTTGGAGAAAGAACTTTTAATGGATGATGTGTTACGGATTGAAGATATGCCTTCTTACAACCTTCTTCTAACACTGGATTACAGGTAGAATAATCTGTCacactaattattatttgtttattttgatgatattaGCATCGAgggaacaaaattaaaaaaaagatagaaaaaaaaaaaaaaaactgtagAACCCTAAGAAATACTAGTGCCTAAGTTACTTGATGTTctttggattgttacaaatttcaGTATAGGTAGATGATGATATGTTGTGGCCATGCCACTGATTATGCTGATgctattgttattattattaattttcgtCTTGGTATTGCCATGAATCTTTTTCATAGTAGTTTTCACTTCGACACTTTTGTCATCATGTTCGATGATTTGAGCCGGTTGGAAGTCTCTTCTCAACGAGGGACTTGATATCCTATGAAAGGGTCTTTGGAATAGTGATCGAAGATTTCTCTAGACTAGCCTGAATGAGCATAGAGACCGTTTTAGAAAGGATTTAAGGACTTTTGTCATTATGTTCGATCATTTGAGCCGATTGAAAGTCTCTTCTCAACGAGTGTTGAGAAGAACTCGCATATTCAAGATTTCAGGTGAAATTCTTGATAATTTGATCCCATGAAAGGGTATTTTCAAACTGCTATCGAAGATTTCACAATAGATCGTTTTTAAAGAACATGTGGATGCAACAGAGTAGCCCAAAACGTAAATGGGCCTGGCCCAGATAGGTATGATGGGCTTTTAATAGCCCAAATAtactttattgaataaagaGGTCGGAGATTTGgagttataatattataatatttttcaaaatatgtcACGTTTATTCTTAAAGAATATTCAttcataaaagaatatttaatatataaagaataaatgTGGGATcctcttaattttataatcttggttaagtaatttaaaatactgtGGTCCTTCTGGACCGTGAATCTCATCTGTCGCCACGTGTCCTTCTGGAAACATCTACTGGAATATGGAATCACGGCAAAATTACCTCTTCCCATCCCTGTCTGCTTTCTCCAACTCCATCAAATCCTTAGCCAAGAATAAGATTCTCCTAAAACCATGCGATCATGGGCCCCACCATTGGCGTATTCTTACCTTAACCGTTGGATGAGCGGCCGACGAAAAATCCAACGAACAGAACGCGGCAAATTACGCTGACGAATGGTGAttgtataaaatataaattcaagcCGTTTTGATCTTCGTTTTCTTTCCAGCGAAGGAATAGTGGAGTAGCAAATTTCCGGAGCACATCACCGTAAGGCTGTTGAATCTCTTTGTGTGTGCggataaaattttgttatcatttgttttttctttttgtctacGCAAGCAATTGCGGTGTTGATCGATCGGAATTAACAGATGGAGAACGAAAGGCAGAATCTAGAGCTGAAACATCTAGGTTTTGTTAGGATCGCTGTGATTCAGACGATTGTATGTGTTACGAATCTGTATGATTACGCGAAGCAGAACTCCGGACCTCTGAGATCTGCGGTTGAAAGTGTGGAGAGCGCTGTTAACACAGTTGTAGCTCCTGCCTACGAGAAGCTCCGAATCGCACCTGatgatgttcttgtttttcttgacGAGAAggtattctttgttttctttaatcgTTTGGACTCTTTAGATGACTTTCTTGGATCAGTatgtatattaatttttagattgtTTTCTGCGATTCAATCGATTGTCGGACGAAGATCGTTCTGGCTGGTGATTGATTAGATTGAGATGTTTTGcattccatattttttttcactaaATCCAACTCTGAAATCTTGATTACTACGATGAATTTAGTTCTCCAACCTTCTCTATATGATGAGAATCATCGGGAAATCATTTTACcctgaaataaaattaattaaactccaGTGTCTCCGATTGGCCGACTGAAGTACAATTCATATATGATCATACCTGGTAGATACGGttgaaatttgagtttcaACGATCTATTCAGGAAAAAAAGATGCGTTTAAATCTATTTCAGACTAGTGTAGAATGAATATGAGTTTATGGCCGACCTTACGGAGTGTGCGTTTTTTTTTGCCCGTCCTTTCCACGGAAGAAGATCAGTGAAAGATGAAATGGTGAATTCGTTCGTAATTTATAAGAGGGACTAATAGAAAACATTATGTGTTCTCTGGGATAATGATCCCTGGCTGAAATGAACATTTCTAATCGTGGTGTGAAGTTTGTTGCAGGTTGACAAAGCGACAAATGAATTTGATAAGCGTGCCCCTCCTCTGGCGAAACAAGCCGTTCAAATTACGCAGCATTGTATCCAAAAAGCTGCTGGAACTGGGCAAGAACTTGTGAATGAGTTTCAAACGAGCGGACCACGCGCAGCGTTTTACTATGCAGCGAACGGGTACAAGCAGTTGGTTCTAACCCAAGGAGTGAAGGTTTGGGCATGTCTCAACCGGCTTCCATCGTTCCACAAGTTCGCAGACATGGCAGTGCCAACTGCGGCTCAGTGGTTGGAGAGGTACAACTGCAAGGTGAAAGATATGAGGCAGAAGGGCTACCACGTCTTTGACTATTGTCCTGAAGTTCCTCTGAGTGAGATAGCTGAGGCATTTAAGCAGGGCGAGGccaagaagaaagaagcacCTCCAACTACTCCTGAACAAGCTCCACCGAAGAACAATCCGGGTTCAGATTCCGATTCTGAATCCGAATCCGAATCCGAGTCGGTTTCGGTTCCAAACTAGAAAAGGGTTTTTAGTTTCAACACCTAGTCACCTGGTTTGCAAGAGTATATGGTTCATATTAGATGTTGATATGGGACTAGCTCAATGTTTGTATATAGTTTGGACAAATAACTGAAGTTTTAGTTTCCATGTGCGTGGAGGAAGGATAATAAATTCAGTCCTGTCTAGCTAAAACGGGGAGACAAGAGTGATGGACACACCACAATGCTGGCCTCAAGAACTAGTGAACAAAGGGATTCAACCGTATCtgctttatttataaattgaagTTTCTGGCCTTTCAGGAACGACAGTACCTCTAGTTCCCTCCCAACAAAAAGCTATATTATAGTTTgttcttaataattaaaatttttcatgACTTGTCGactcattttcaaaatatggGGCTTGATTTTCCATCTCAATTGAGTCATACTTTATGCGTCTAGTCGGACAAGacaattagaaaaatgaacatGAAGGTTGCATGAAAGGTATCACAAGTGCGTCAAGAGTGTAAGTGTCGACAAGGCAGTTGTGTTGACAAAATATCTGTGACGGTAGTGGGTCGAAGCAAAAACTCCCTAACTCATTCTCTCACtatccgttttttttttcttcctttctgcGCCTTTGAGGGTTGATTTTCGATATGGTATGCTGTAAGTCTATGTCAAAGGTGGAACTGGACGAGGTTTTGTCTTGTCCTCCACGGATACTCTAATAGTGGGGCAGTCCTCCATTTCGTCGGAACCAAGTTCTTTCTCAAATGAGTACTCCTCACACCAGTCCACGAGGGTGAGCTCTGAGGAGCTATGATAGTTTGCAATAAATTCGAACCTGATCGGGTGATATATGgatataaataatgaaaaatgcaTCCGATGAGGGCATTAGAAAAACAATGTGCTCAAATTCACCAGCTTGAAATATATCTTATGAGCTAAAAAGCACGTTTATTCCAGCAGCAAAATCTCCGTTTGACAATACAACCCACAAGGTACTTCTCCAGtttaaacaacaacaaaataaacgTTCAAACAATTGCTTGGGAGCTTCCCAGATACCACCACAGATTTCAGAGCTCTACCAAACATCCTGCAAAGTatttcaagaacaacaacatcAGAGGGATCTATCTATTGGTATATCTCTCCAAAAGCCCAGAAGTTTTCAAGTTTCAATCAGTTCTctaattcaatcaaattggATACGAAAAATGCACAGAAACAGAACCTTACTTATCACTTGGAGTTATTGTTGATGTCCGTAAGCAAATCATCGTAAGGATCCCTCCTACCAGGAACCTGGCTGATTTGTGCGTCCCACCGCAGCTGACAATTGTGGCGCTCAAATGTCCAAAATCCGTAAGGACGGATTGGATAGCTCCACATCTCCTTCGTCTTTTGGCATCGATCCTTCACCGCGTACACGTGCTCTCGGAACTTCCGATCCCTCTCTTTTGGATCCTCCATAAGTCTTAGTACCAAATTCTCAGCAAACTCCATGATGAACTTCATTTCTAGTATATTCCACAGATACTAACGAATCAAACGGGGAAAAAACGCCGAATAAACAATAATTGAACATGCAATTCACTTAATATCATGGTTTCCgctcaagaaaatcaaagaacataGGTGAATCAGACACAATCATGATCTCTCCAAATCTTCTTTCTGAGATTACCTAAGAAACAAACCCGATCGACAAATTCTCCGGTGAAAGCCCTAAGTTTattcaacaacaaaaattgaaaagattttgaagaaattttccGAATTCAATACACCTACGATAAGAAATCAACATCAATCGAAAGCTTACCTCGAAAATCGATTGCAGGAATTAAGATTTCTTCCTCAGTAAATATCAGCCAGCAGTTCGCCCTCCGTAGAAATGTACTCGAAGAATGAGAATACAAGAACGCCCGTTATTTCCATTTGAGGCATTGCTAGGCCCATTCAATTAAGCTTCAGGCCCACAGGCCCAAATACTCTGGACCTGGACAACCTCTGGCCCGGCCCATTTAATGAATGTGATTTTCCAAGAATGTCCTTCCCTTGTTTTTATTATGGAAGTATTCATGTCACCGCTGATGAGGTAGCAGCATTAAATATCattgaataaataacaaaataccATAACTGCTGCTTTgaaacagttttttttttattttttttataataataattaaataggaGTTCCATTTCTTAcctaaagataaaatattatttatcatttcaaataagatatatatcaaacttttgtattaattaccaatacaaaatataaataataaaaatcaaacaaatgttCATATAATCCGATAACCTGACCAACTCGAACTATCCAACCTAAATCACAAAGGTTAGGTTATTAAATttgagttaaattttaaaaaacaattcgATTTAGGTTTagggttaattttttttttttttttttccaaaacatGACGAACCAAATCAACATAATGGGGTTTGATCAGGATGCTCGTATCACCAACCACAAAGAATCAACAACTTCAAATTgctccaaaaaaatttatccaaTCCAACCCGTGTATACTTCTACCACatttattgaaaaacaaaattcgtTAGTCGATGATGTTAGACAAACACaactctctacaatgatatgatattgtccacttcgagcataagctatcatgatttttctttaggCTTCCCAAAAAAGCCTAATACCAATGGAGAAAGTATTCTTCATTctaaacccacgatcattccctaaattagtggatgaggactttcatcatctaaccGATGAAATTTTGcgtaaataattatattttttttggtaaaagaaaattataattttgtgttgaaaaaaagtaaaaaagagagaaaaaaagcgAAATCTAGTAAGTAATGAAAGGAAAGCAATCAGGAAACAATGAAATGTGAATGGGAGGATTTGGTTCACAGATTTGTTGATAAATGTATGTTGTTTAGGTCAGTGATTCCACCGCTCCCTTTCCAGACGCCACCTACTCTATTCCCAATTtaccttttaatttcttcccccagttaattaaacatatttttattatttttaattttaattttaaatattttaacgtCTACTGTTGGCGTCGTGAGTTTATGGGTACCTTTTTGAACACCATTAACGAATTCCCAAACAACCTTTGTCGACCACTTCAAAATGTTGGACtctccactttttttttttttNCTTAAATGTATTATTTGCCCTCAACCTTTTTGACTACAcgaaagtaaaataaaatattttttaaataaataaaaaaatatataattaatgaatttttgcAATTTGTCATTACCTAATATTTATGCCCAATTCAGTGAATTCTTTCCCTTTTAAAGACACGCTTGATTCTTGCGATGCGGTTGTTATTTTGGaggttttgaaatttgtgaagACGCTGTCGTTTTCACTGCCATTGTTCATCCATAAAACCCtctcttaattattaattactttcttatttatctaattttaaatataacattaaatttaaccaattttacaaataccctttaatttttttttttttaaattaaaaaatactcctccatttaaaaaatagtattaaaatttttttatgataaaaaaatgtttaaaaaattcggacgaaaatcatttattattatttcatagattatctctaaactttttaatattaatttggaaaaataaaaatattttctaattaaaaaaatggaaagaagggtatttttgagagttgtttaaatgttataattatgaagatatttttttttagaaaaatacaaaatttaaaactactCTACTTATTTAGCCTTTTAAATACGTTTCATTAGGCGTCGTTTTATGGTAGCCATCATGTCGTGCCACATTTACAGAATCCGGGTTTAGCAATCCATATTTGAAATCGAAACGGTGCCGTTTCAATGTGCTGCAGGAAACGGCCTacgaatatttttaattcgaaaaaaaaaatggaaaagaaattaaaaatatggatTTTTTAATCTGAAACTATAATTACCTAAATAAGAGGTAATTATTTAATCCGGTTTTAGCAATCCATATTTGAAATCGAAACGGTGCCGTTTCAATGTTCAGTAGGAAACGAGCCTAGGAATAATTTtaattcgaaaaaaaaaacggaaaagaaattaaaaaaatggatattttAATCTGAAATTATAATTACCTAAATAAGAGGGACCGGTGGTAAATTACTGATTGCTCTATAGTACAAAATTAGGCCCCGAaccttcaaaaatattaaaaaaagaaaaaaaaaaggcaccGCCGCCCTGTACACTGAAGGACAACAAAAGCCCCGCCGCGCAGCGCCGCGCCGATACGGCGGCCATGGTTACAAGataattaaaccaaaaaataaaaataaaaacatggcCTTTCGTcgttcttttccttttctttattctctCCCTTTACTTTCACGTCTCTCCGGCTGAAATTACGAGAAGCCGCCGACGTTAAGAAACGGCTACCGTCACTGTCATTTCTcgttttagtttaaattttgtttttttgtttttttgtttttttttaactttcgtCCATCATATCATCAACCCCATCGGCCCCACCGTCACCGTTATCATCAAGCCAACGTTCCACAGGAACGCAATCCATCTTGTGGCGGAGTTTCCAATCCAACGCTTGACACGCACGTGAGCAGTAGTTAACGGCACCACAAACGGAACATCGACGAAACTCATGCCGTCTCGTCTCTGGTCGTCCACACCCCACGTGCGAACATAGTCTCAAACCATCCCCCGGCGACCCCCCACGTGCCGCGAACCACTCCGCCAAAAACTGACTCGCTGGATGAGCCTCAGGCGCCGGAATATTACAACCAAAATCGCTTAACAACGGACATGCCGAACCCGTCACGTGACGGTGGTGAGGATGAGGATTCCACGTCAGACACGTACGCGATGCGGTAACGGACGACCCCGCCTCCGACGAAAGCACGGCGGCGAGTTCACGCGCGTTAGCCTGAACAAGAAACCGACGACCCTCCGTTATGTTCTGACGAACACCGTAACCGTCTTGGAGACAATGACCAAGTTCCCTAAGGGCATCGATGTGGCCGAGGAAAGCGGCACGTGCGCAAAGAGCAACTCCGGCACGGAGATTCTTGTCATTTTTGGAGCCACCACTGCCGTTGAACTGAATGACGGCGAGTGAGTAAAGCGCCGGCGCGTGGGAATAAATCGCCGCCTTGGCCATTAGAGAAGCCCCACTTCCTCGATTTTGCAAACAGTAGAAACGAATCTGTGTCAcataagaataaataaatcaatgcCCGAATTACTaattggttttaaaatacacacacacaaaaaaaaaaaaaaaggggaatgtttataactttcaaaataggattagaataaataaattttttttaaaaaaaaaaaaacaacaaaattagaaCTAACCATGCCGAGAGTATAACAGGCCTCGACGTTGCCGGCGTCGGAGCACTGTTTCAGAAACCGGTGAGCCGATTCCGTCCAGTTCCGACCGCTAATTGCAAAAATCTTCAGTGAAGCTCTTGATAATACAACGGGATTAAGTCCTAAACTGTTTAATCTTTTGCATCTGAAcccaaaattagaaaaaaaaaaaaaaaaaaaaaaaaaaaaaaaaaaaaaaaaaaaaaaaaaaaaNTTGATGAACTCGGAGGGAGAGGAAGCGGCGGAGCTGAGTTTAGAGAGAATAGAAATGACGAGGTCGTCCGGCAAGGAATCGAACAAATCGGAAGTGGGTGTTTTGATGCCGGGAGAGGGCTTGTTCCTCTTACGGCAGAAGTGGTggtcggcggcggcggcggcggcatcGTGTGTTCTTTTTCGAACACGGTTGTCGGAAAAGAAGGGGGATTGAAGACGAGGATAACAGAGGCCTCTTCGAGTTCTCATGGAGGATTGTTGTTGGGGTGATATCCACGCCTCTCTCGCTTTTTGTATGTGTAAAACTTTAAAACCAAATGG
This genomic window from Cucurbita pepo subsp. pepo cultivar mu-cu-16 chromosome LG01, ASM280686v2, whole genome shotgun sequence contains:
- the LOC111801312 gene encoding REF/SRPP-like protein At1g67360 isoform X3; the encoded protein is MENERQNLELKHLGFVRIAVIQTIVCVTNLYDYAKQNSGPLRSAVESVESAVNTVVAPAYEKLRIAPDDVLVFLDEKVDKATNEFDKRAPPLAKQAVQITQHCIQKAAGTGQELVNEFQTSGPRAAFYYAANGYKQLVLTQGVKVWACLNRLPSFHKFADMAVPTAAQWLERYNCKVKDMRQKGYHVFDYCPEVPLSEIAEAFKQGEAKKKEAPPTTPEQAPPKNNPGSDSDSESESESESVSVPN
- the LOC111789870 gene encoding uncharacterized protein LOC111789870, with amino-acid sequence MKFIMEFAENLVLRLMEDPKERDRKFREHVYAVKDRCQKTKEMWSYPIRPYGFWTFERHNCQLRWDAQISQVPGRRDPYDDLLTDINNNSK
- the LOC111780419 gene encoding F-box protein At1g67340-like, yielding MRTRRGLCYPRLQSPFFSDNRVRKRTHDAAAAAADHHFCRKRNKPSPGIKTPTSDLFDSLPDDLVISILSKLSSAASSPSEFIXFFFFFFFFFFFFFFFFFSNFGFRCKRLNSLGLNPVVLSRASLKIFAISGRNWTESAHRFLKQCSDAGNVEACYTLGMIRFYCLQNRGSGASLMAKAAIYSHAPALYSLAVIQFNGSGGSKNDKNLRAGVALCARAAFLGHIDALRELGHCLQDGYGVRQNITEGRRFLVQANARELAAVLSSEAGSSVTASRTCLTWNPHPHHRHVTGSACPLLSDFGCNIPAPEAHPASQFLAEWFAARGGSPGDGLRLCSHVGCGRPETRRHEFRRCSVCGAVNYCSRACQALDWKLRHKMDCVPVERWLDDNGDGGADGVDDMMDES